The following coding sequences lie in one Arachis stenosperma cultivar V10309 chromosome 5, arast.V10309.gnm1.PFL2, whole genome shotgun sequence genomic window:
- the LOC130981083 gene encoding secoisolariciresinol dehydrogenase-like, whose translation MATESFSDTAQDAKRLEGKVVLITGGARGLGECMARMFYKHGAKVVIADIRDQLGLALQDSIGIEFATYVHCDVTKETDVENAVNIAVSKYQKLDIIVNNAAAIDNYRNPSIINNDVSEFERILRVNLIGPFLGIKHAARVMIPEKKGSIVNVGSVTSSVGGIATHAYTSSKHGLIGLTKNAAADLGKFGIRVNCLSPYFIANDAGKEFFKLDEEGCLNVYSNLKGVHLMEEDVAQAAVYLASDESKYVSGHNLAVDGGFTTINPIFGVFSQS comes from the exons ATGGCAACTGAGAGCTTTTCAGATACTGCTCAGGATGCAAAAAG ACTTGAAGGAAAGGTGGTTTTGATTACCGGTGGTGCTAGGGGCCTTGGTGAGTGCATGGCAAGGATGTTCTACAAACATGGCGCCAAGGTTGTGATTGCCGACATTCGAGATCAACTAGGACTCGCACTCCAAGATAGCATAGGAATTGAATTCGCAACCTATGTACATTGTGACGTAACAAAAGAAACCGATGTTGAGAATGCAGTTAACATAGCAGTATCAAAGTATCAAAAACTAGACATAATTGTGAACAACGCTGCAGCAATAGATAATTATCGTAATCCTAGCATTATAAACAATGATGTGTCCGAATTCGAGCGCATTCTTAGGGTTAACCTCATAGGACCTTTCTTGGGAATCAAGCATGCAGCTAGAGTGATGATCCCGGAAAAAAAGGGTAGTATTGTAAATGTAGGGAGTGTAACTTCAAGCGTTGGAGGGATTGCAACTCATGCGTACACAAGCTCCAAACATGGCTTAATTGGACTCACAAAGAATGCAGCTGCTGATCTTGGCAAATTTGGGATAAGAGTGAATTGCTTGTCTCCTTACTTTATTGCGAATGATGCAGGTAAAGAGTTCTTCAAACTTGATGAGGAAGGGTGCTTAAATGTTTATTCGAATCTTAAAGGGGTTCATTTGATGGAAGAAGATGTAGCACAAGCTGCAGTGTATTTGGCTAGTGATGAGTCGAAGTACGTTAGTGGTCATAATCTAGCTGTGGATGGTGGTTTTACTACAATCAATCCAATTTTTGGTGTGTTCTCACAATCTTAA